The stretch of DNA ACAGAATCCGCATTGGTCCACCCCTCTTTTCGCCAGTGCCTCCCGGACCCGTTCCGCCTTTTCTCCCACCCCTTCAATGGTGGTGACGGACTTTCCGTCGGCCTTGGCCGCCAGGGTTCCGCAGGATAATACGGCGATATCGTTTACATGAACGGTACAAAGACCGCAGGATTCCGTCTCGCATCCCTTTTTTACCCCGAAATACCCTTCCCGTCGTAGGACCTCCGCCAGGTAGTCGTCGGGGGCAATCTCCCATTCTTTTTCTCTGCCGTTGACCGTCACCTTAATTTTCATGGGCGGACACCTCCTGTAGGGCTTTTTTCAACAGTACTTTTCCCATGGCTCTTCGGTATTCCTTCGTTCCTCTCCCATTGGTTCCAAAAACCAGCTCTTCGGCCAGGATTTCCCCCGCCTGTTCCATCTCTTTCTCCGAGAGCTTTTTTCCCGATAAATAGGCGGCGGTTTCCACCGCCGGCGTTGCCCTACCGGGTCTGGCCCCCAGGGCGATTTGGTAATGGTTATCCACCTTGGAAAGGGCCAGGTTGAGAATGGAATAGTCGCTGC from Isachenkonia alkalipeptolytica encodes:
- a CDS encoding (2Fe-2S)-binding protein; protein product: MKIKVTVNGREKEWEIAPDDYLAEVLRREGYFGVKKGCETESCGLCTVHVNDIAVLSCGTLAAKADGKSVTTIEGVGEKAERVREALAKRGVDQCGFCSPGTIMSILYLEKVVTNPTEEEILRYLKGNFCRCSGYVGQLEAVKSYLEGQKHEVCQ